The Opitutus sp. ER46 genome has a window encoding:
- a CDS encoding bifunctional UDP-4-keto-pentose/UDP-xylose synthase, translating into MALKVLILGANGFIGSSLTHAILKQKDWEVYGMDIGSHKLEDSLGNPRFKFVEGDVTINREWIEYHVKKCDAVLPLVAIANPIQYVKDPLRVFELDFEANLDVVRKCVKYKKRIIFPSTSEVYGMCPDRVLDETTSALVYGPIERQRWIYACSKQLLDRVIYAYGVRDGVDYTLFRPFNWIGPKLDDVLEPKEGSSRLFTQFISNVIFKKPLQLVDGGRQTRSFTFIDDGVDALLRIIENKDGRASRQIFNLGNPKNEVSVAQLAKYIIAAFKDYPEYAEHAAAAKTVVVPSGKYFGKYYQDIQKRVPSIAAVKRQLGWSPKVDLKTAIKRTLDFHLAHKDYRLE; encoded by the coding sequence ATGGCTCTCAAAGTTCTCATTCTCGGCGCGAACGGGTTCATCGGCAGCTCGCTCACGCATGCCATCCTCAAGCAGAAGGATTGGGAGGTCTATGGCATGGATATCGGCAGCCACAAGCTGGAGGACAGCTTGGGCAACCCGCGCTTCAAGTTCGTCGAGGGCGATGTGACGATCAACCGGGAGTGGATCGAGTACCACGTGAAGAAGTGCGACGCGGTGCTGCCGCTGGTCGCGATCGCGAATCCGATCCAGTACGTGAAGGACCCGCTGCGGGTCTTCGAACTCGATTTCGAGGCGAACCTCGACGTCGTCCGCAAGTGCGTGAAGTACAAGAAGCGGATCATCTTCCCCTCGACGTCCGAAGTGTACGGCATGTGTCCCGACCGCGTGCTCGACGAGACGACGAGCGCGTTGGTCTATGGTCCGATCGAGCGGCAGCGCTGGATCTATGCCTGCTCCAAGCAGCTCCTGGATCGCGTGATCTACGCGTACGGCGTGCGCGACGGCGTCGATTACACCTTGTTCCGTCCGTTCAACTGGATCGGGCCGAAGCTCGACGACGTGCTCGAGCCGAAGGAAGGCAGCTCGCGCCTGTTCACGCAGTTCATCTCGAACGTGATCTTCAAGAAACCGCTGCAGCTGGTGGACGGCGGCCGTCAGACCCGCTCTTTCACCTTCATCGATGATGGCGTGGATGCGCTGCTCCGAATCATCGAGAACAAGGACGGCCGCGCGTCGCGCCAGATCTTCAACCTCGGGAACCCGAAGAACGAGGTGAGCGTCGCGCAGCTGGCGAAGTACATCATCGCGGCCTTCAAGGATTATCCCGAATACGCGGAGCATGCCGCGGCGGCGAAGACGGTGGTCGTGCCCTCGGGCAAGTACTTTGGAAAGTACTATCAGGACATCCAGAAGCGCGTGCCGTCGATTGCCGCGGTGAAGCGGCAGCTCGGCTGGTCGCCGAAGGTGGACCTGAAGACGGCCATCAAGCGCACGCTGGACTTCCACCTCGCGCACAAGGATTACCGCCTGGAGTGA
- a CDS encoding formyltransferase gives MAPRILFFGYSEVGYECLSLLLERGDNVVALITHEDNPNEKIWFKTPALAAREKGIAVYTPEKVNTPEWIERIRELQPDLILSVYYRNMISSKILALPRLGAFNMHGSLLPRYRGRAPINWAVLHGEPRIGMTLHRMVKSADAGAIVDQEGVDIGPLDTAEQAFRKVMPCARRVLARQIDALLAGTAKETPQDDTQATYFGGRKPEDGRIDWHQSTRQIFNLIRAVTDPYPGAFTDVNGTRLMVWWAEPESAAAAGMRGVPGEVLSVSPVIVATGDGAIELTRTEWRGAPRQLRVGEICGAS, from the coding sequence ATGGCTCCGCGCATCCTTTTCTTCGGCTACAGTGAAGTCGGCTACGAGTGCCTGTCGCTCCTGCTCGAGCGCGGGGACAACGTCGTCGCGCTGATCACGCACGAGGATAACCCGAACGAGAAGATCTGGTTCAAGACACCGGCGCTCGCGGCGCGGGAGAAGGGCATCGCGGTGTACACGCCGGAGAAGGTGAACACGCCCGAGTGGATCGAGCGGATCCGAGAGCTGCAGCCCGATCTGATTCTCTCGGTGTACTACCGGAACATGATCAGTTCGAAGATCCTGGCGCTGCCCCGGCTTGGCGCGTTCAACATGCACGGCTCGCTCCTGCCGCGCTATCGCGGCCGGGCGCCGATCAACTGGGCGGTGCTCCATGGCGAGCCGCGGATCGGGATGACCCTGCATCGCATGGTGAAGTCGGCCGACGCCGGCGCGATCGTGGACCAGGAGGGCGTGGACATCGGGCCGCTCGACACGGCGGAGCAGGCGTTTCGCAAGGTGATGCCCTGCGCGCGACGCGTCCTGGCGCGGCAGATCGATGCGTTGCTGGCAGGAACAGCGAAGGAGACGCCGCAGGACGACACGCAGGCGACGTACTTTGGCGGCCGCAAGCCGGAGGACGGCCGCATCGACTGGCACCAGAGCACGCGGCAGATCTTCAACCTGATCCGCGCCGTGACGGACCCGTATCCCGGGGCGTTCACCGATGTGAATGGCACGCGGCTCATGGTGTGGTGGGCGGAGCCGGAGTCGGCGGCCGCGGCCGGGATGCGGGGCGTGCCGGGCGAGGTGCTGTCGGTTTCGCCGGTGATCGTGGCGACGGGTGACGGCGCGATCGAGCTGACGCGGACGGAGTGGCGCGGCGCGCCGCGGCAGTTGCGCGTGGGCGAGATCTGCGGCGCGAGCTGA
- a CDS encoding DJ-1/PfpI family protein encodes MRRHVAILVFPEVEVLDFAGPFEVFGVADELSGHTLFHPFTIAESPSSVRARNGLQIVPTHTLESAPRPHVLIIPGGAGTRPLLKKPALLEWIRHRAETAEIVASVCTGSLVLAQAGLLKGLRATTHHENLDELAQLAPDTTVVRDQRFVDNGRILTSAGISAGIEQSLHLVSRLHSPALAEQTARYMEYSPAPLTPAK; translated from the coding sequence ATGCGCCGCCACGTTGCCATCCTGGTGTTTCCCGAGGTCGAGGTCCTGGACTTCGCCGGTCCGTTCGAGGTGTTCGGCGTCGCCGACGAGCTCAGCGGCCACACGCTCTTCCACCCGTTCACGATCGCCGAGTCCCCGTCGTCCGTCCGCGCCCGCAACGGGCTGCAGATCGTCCCCACCCACACGCTCGAGTCCGCCCCGCGTCCGCACGTGCTGATCATCCCCGGCGGCGCCGGCACTCGTCCGCTGCTGAAGAAGCCCGCCCTGCTGGAGTGGATCCGCCACCGCGCCGAAACCGCCGAGATCGTCGCCTCGGTCTGCACCGGTTCCCTTGTCCTCGCCCAGGCCGGTCTCCTGAAGGGCCTGCGCGCGACCACCCACCACGAGAACCTCGACGAACTCGCCCAGCTCGCGCCGGACACCACGGTGGTGCGCGACCAGCGCTTCGTGGACAACGGCCGTATCCTTACCTCAGCCGGCATCTCCGCGGGCATCGAACAATCCCTCCACCTCGTCTCCCGCCTGCACAGCCCCGCCCTCGCCGAACAAACGGCCAGGTACATGGAGTACTCGCCGGCGCCGCTGACGCCGGCGAAGTGA
- a CDS encoding aminopeptidase P N-terminal domain-containing protein, whose amino-acid sequence MNTFLAERRARVGAALPLGDALLVVGSGVPVPLPEGSDQTYPFRAHSEYYYLAANEPVDAVVAFDPRDAAKGGRTDAGWELFVPEVTEGERVWEGRTQMPGRLRGEFAAWLQQRAGRPVVALGAPVAGVVANPALAENVRRAFTHARRPKDAGEIARLRRAAAATANGFNAMPGLLRAGVTERQLQIELEAGFFRGGGTRTGFGTIVGSGPNSAVLHFEPSDRAVRAGEFVLIDAGAEVDRYTADVTRTFFVGTPTGLQRDLYRLVLQAEENTIARCRPGAEWKDIHFAAARDMVMGLVEIGVMRGDPATLIEREAHFLFFPHGVGHMVGLGVRDGSGLAPGRTKDPRPSLKSLRMDLPLAPGYVVTAEPGLYFVPPLLNDPARRERYRDCINWALVDANLHIGGVRIEDDVLVTDGAPEVLTAAIPKAFTAVNA is encoded by the coding sequence ATGAATACTTTCCTGGCTGAGCGACGGGCGCGGGTGGGGGCGGCATTGCCGCTGGGCGATGCGCTCCTGGTGGTGGGGTCGGGCGTGCCGGTGCCGCTGCCCGAGGGCAGCGACCAGACGTATCCCTTTCGCGCGCATTCCGAGTATTACTACCTGGCGGCGAACGAGCCGGTGGACGCGGTGGTGGCGTTTGATCCGCGCGACGCGGCGAAGGGCGGTCGCACGGATGCCGGCTGGGAGCTGTTCGTGCCGGAGGTGACCGAGGGCGAGCGCGTGTGGGAAGGCCGCACGCAGATGCCCGGTCGGCTGCGTGGTGAGTTCGCGGCGTGGCTCCAGCAACGGGCGGGCCGGCCGGTGGTCGCGCTCGGGGCACCCGTGGCGGGCGTGGTCGCCAACCCGGCGCTGGCGGAGAACGTGCGACGCGCGTTCACGCATGCGCGGCGACCGAAGGACGCCGGGGAGATCGCGCGGTTGCGGCGCGCGGCGGCCGCCACGGCGAACGGGTTCAACGCCATGCCCGGCCTCCTGCGGGCGGGCGTGACCGAGCGGCAATTGCAGATTGAGCTCGAGGCGGGATTCTTCCGGGGCGGCGGCACGCGCACAGGCTTCGGCACGATCGTGGGCTCGGGGCCGAACTCGGCGGTGTTGCACTTTGAGCCATCCGACCGTGCGGTGCGTGCCGGCGAATTCGTCCTGATCGACGCCGGCGCCGAAGTCGACCGCTACACGGCGGACGTGACGCGCACTTTTTTTGTCGGCACGCCGACCGGACTGCAGCGCGACCTGTACCGCCTCGTGCTGCAGGCGGAGGAGAACACGATCGCACGCTGTCGACCGGGGGCGGAGTGGAAGGACATCCATTTTGCGGCGGCGCGTGACATGGTCATGGGGCTCGTGGAGATCGGCGTGATGCGCGGCGATCCGGCGACGCTGATCGAGCGCGAGGCGCACTTCCTGTTCTTCCCACATGGCGTGGGCCACATGGTCGGGCTGGGGGTGCGCGACGGCAGCGGGCTGGCGCCGGGGCGGACGAAGGACCCGCGTCCCTCGCTCAAGTCGCTGCGCATGGATCTGCCGCTGGCCCCGGGGTACGTCGTGACCGCGGAGCCGGGACTCTATTTTGTGCCGCCGCTGCTGAACGATCCGGCGCGGCGCGAGCGTTATCGCGACTGCATCAACTGGGCGCTCGTGGACGCCAACCTGCACATTGGCGGCGTACGCATCGAGGACGACGTGCTCGTGACCGACGGCGCGCCCGAGGTGCTGACGGCGGCCATCCCGAAGGCGTTCACGGCGGTGAACGCCTGA
- a CDS encoding histidine-type phosphatase: MRRFPLGGLVVAFLVILVGTLRPVRAAEPADDTELKFVLVVTRHGVRSPLPAQRTTLARYAAQPLPEWEVPPGHLTPHGKRQMTLMGEYYRARFVAEGLLSGDVARDTDRVYFRSDSDERTLATARGLGAALLPGVEIAVQARPNDGLDPLFLPVRVPLGKPDRQQAVASVLGRVGGDLNRAVQANQAAFATLQRILVGESGEVPAGRQPVLPATTTVTPGNADRLLSVGGPLYVGSAMTDVLMLEYGNGNPLERVGWGRATPERITQLMTLHSLYFELSQASSYPAQVQSSNLASHILASLEQAASGRADARAFGGPGHKVVIVVGHDTNIANLGGLLGLNWWLPGTQRNPLLPGGALVFELRERRADRQPVVRVSYVSQTLDQMRELTPLTLAQPPAIARIYVPAASGAGEHFDAPLPRFAARVRAAIDPQFVTADPN; encoded by the coding sequence ATGCGTCGGTTTCCCCTCGGCGGGCTCGTGGTGGCGTTCCTGGTGATCCTCGTCGGCACCCTGCGGCCGGTGCGCGCGGCCGAGCCGGCGGACGACACCGAACTGAAGTTCGTGCTCGTCGTGACGCGGCATGGCGTGAGGTCGCCGTTGCCGGCGCAACGGACGACGCTGGCGCGCTATGCGGCGCAGCCGCTGCCGGAATGGGAGGTGCCGCCGGGTCATCTCACGCCGCACGGGAAGCGGCAGATGACCCTCATGGGCGAGTATTACCGCGCGCGTTTCGTCGCGGAAGGGTTGCTGTCCGGCGACGTGGCGCGGGACACGGACCGCGTGTATTTCCGATCGGACAGTGATGAACGCACGCTGGCGACGGCCCGGGGGCTGGGCGCGGCGCTGTTGCCGGGCGTGGAGATCGCGGTGCAAGCGCGTCCGAATGACGGGCTGGACCCGCTGTTCCTGCCAGTGCGCGTGCCGCTCGGGAAGCCCGATCGCCAGCAGGCGGTGGCGTCGGTGCTGGGTCGCGTGGGAGGCGATCTCAACCGCGCGGTGCAGGCGAACCAGGCGGCGTTCGCGACGCTGCAGCGGATCCTCGTGGGTGAGTCGGGCGAGGTGCCGGCGGGCAGGCAGCCGGTGCTGCCTGCGACCACGACCGTGACGCCCGGCAACGCCGACCGGCTCCTCTCGGTGGGCGGACCCTTGTACGTCGGCTCGGCGATGACGGACGTGCTGATGCTCGAGTACGGCAACGGCAACCCGCTGGAGCGGGTGGGCTGGGGGCGCGCGACGCCCGAGCGAATCACGCAGCTGATGACGCTGCACTCGCTGTATTTCGAGCTGTCGCAAGCGTCGTCGTATCCCGCGCAGGTGCAGAGCTCGAATCTGGCGAGCCACATCTTGGCGAGCCTCGAGCAGGCGGCGTCGGGCCGGGCGGACGCGCGGGCGTTCGGCGGACCCGGGCACAAGGTTGTGATCGTGGTGGGCCACGACACGAACATCGCGAACCTCGGCGGCCTGCTGGGGCTCAACTGGTGGCTGCCCGGCACGCAGCGCAACCCGCTCCTGCCGGGCGGCGCGCTGGTCTTTGAGCTGCGCGAACGCCGCGCCGATCGCCAGCCGGTGGTGCGGGTGTCGTACGTGAGCCAAACGCTGGACCAGATGCGGGAACTCACGCCACTGACGCTGGCGCAGCCGCCGGCGATCGCGCGGATCTACGTGCCGGCGGCGAGCGGGGCCGGGGAGCATTTTGACGCGCCGTTGCCGCGGTTTGCGGCGCGCGTGCGGGCGGCGATCGACCCGCAGTTTGTCACGGCCGACCCCAACTGA
- a CDS encoding M2 family metallopeptidase yields MRMLRSLLAAGGLLAGSALLAAESYQERADRFLSLVNASYQALTTVDGEAQWAAVTDVSPAHDAGYEAAHKAYAAFNGNPALIKEARELLTHRAELREITWRQLDRVLLNAAEGPMTNPPLVAARIAAETAQASVLNSFEFKLKGRKVTANDIDNLLQSSTDLAERRAVWEASKESGRALKPGLIKLRDLRNGVAQEMGFNDYFALQVAGYQMSTDEMLKLNEEFMRVLRPLYLQLHTWVKYKLAAKYGQPVPKRIPAHWINNRWSQEWDGLVEAADLTPFFKDRTPEFIIKSAEQFYTGIGFKPLPASFWTKSDLYPVPAGDPRKKNTHASCWHVNLDDDVRSLMSIEANPWWFSTAHHELGHGFYFLSYSRPEVPPLLRTGANPAFHEGMGELIALASSQAPYLKSVGVLPADFKADDNAFLLSAALAPGVPFIYWSSGVMTHWEADIYAHKLPPSEWNARWWQYVRDFQGIEPPADRGEEFCDPATKTHINDTPCYYYSYAIAQVIKYQLNDYIAKNFLHQPPQSCNYAHNRQAGEFLQRIMAKGATEDWRKVLKDATGEELSTRAMVEYYAPLMQWLEKENAGRPIGWE; encoded by the coding sequence ATGCGCATGCTCCGCTCCCTGCTCGCGGCCGGCGGTCTCCTCGCCGGCTCCGCGCTCCTCGCCGCCGAATCCTACCAGGAACGCGCCGATCGCTTCCTGAGCCTCGTCAACGCCTCCTACCAGGCGCTCACCACCGTCGACGGCGAAGCCCAGTGGGCTGCCGTCACCGACGTCTCACCCGCCCACGACGCCGGCTACGAGGCCGCCCACAAGGCGTACGCCGCCTTCAACGGCAACCCCGCCCTCATCAAGGAGGCGCGCGAACTCCTCACCCATCGCGCCGAGCTCAGGGAGATCACCTGGCGCCAGCTCGACCGCGTGCTGCTCAACGCCGCCGAGGGCCCGATGACCAACCCTCCCCTCGTCGCCGCCCGCATCGCCGCCGAGACCGCCCAGGCCTCCGTGCTCAACAGTTTCGAGTTCAAGCTCAAAGGCCGGAAGGTCACGGCCAACGACATCGACAACCTCCTCCAGTCCTCCACTGATCTCGCCGAGCGGCGCGCGGTCTGGGAGGCTTCCAAGGAGTCTGGCCGCGCCCTTAAGCCCGGCCTCATCAAGCTCCGCGACCTGCGCAACGGCGTCGCCCAGGAGATGGGTTTCAACGACTACTTCGCCCTTCAGGTCGCCGGCTACCAGATGAGCACCGACGAGATGCTGAAGCTGAATGAGGAGTTCATGCGGGTCCTGCGCCCGCTCTACCTCCAACTCCACACCTGGGTGAAGTACAAGCTCGCCGCCAAGTACGGCCAGCCCGTGCCGAAACGCATCCCGGCCCACTGGATCAACAACCGCTGGTCGCAGGAGTGGGACGGCCTGGTCGAGGCCGCCGACCTCACTCCGTTCTTCAAGGACCGCACCCCCGAGTTCATCATCAAGTCCGCCGAGCAGTTCTACACCGGCATCGGCTTCAAGCCGCTCCCGGCCTCGTTCTGGACCAAGTCCGACCTCTACCCCGTCCCCGCCGGCGATCCGCGCAAGAAGAACACTCATGCCTCGTGCTGGCACGTGAACCTCGATGACGACGTGCGCTCGCTCATGAGCATCGAGGCCAACCCGTGGTGGTTCTCCACCGCCCACCACGAGCTCGGCCACGGGTTCTACTTCCTCAGCTACTCCCGCCCCGAGGTCCCGCCGCTGCTCCGCACTGGCGCCAACCCGGCCTTCCACGAGGGTATGGGCGAGCTCATCGCCCTCGCCTCGTCCCAGGCGCCTTACCTGAAGTCCGTCGGTGTCCTGCCCGCCGACTTCAAGGCCGACGACAACGCGTTCCTCCTGTCCGCCGCCCTCGCCCCCGGCGTGCCGTTCATCTACTGGTCGTCCGGCGTCATGACGCACTGGGAGGCCGACATCTACGCGCACAAGCTCCCGCCCTCCGAATGGAACGCCCGCTGGTGGCAGTACGTTCGCGACTTCCAGGGCATCGAGCCTCCCGCCGACCGCGGCGAGGAGTTCTGCGATCCCGCCACCAAGACACACATCAACGACACGCCCTGCTACTACTACTCCTACGCGATCGCGCAGGTCATCAAGTACCAGCTCAACGACTACATCGCCAAAAACTTCCTCCACCAGCCGCCGCAGTCCTGCAACTACGCCCACAACCGCCAGGCCGGCGAATTTCTCCAGCGCATCATGGCCAAGGGCGCGACCGAGGACTGGCGCAAGGTCCTCAAGGACGCCACCGGCGAGGAGCTCTCCACCCGCGCCATGGTCGAGTACTACGCCCCGCTTATGCAGTGGCTGGAGAAGGAAAACGCCGGCCGCCCCATCGGCTGGGAGTAA
- a CDS encoding topoisomerase DNA-binding C4 zinc finger domain-containing protein produces MQSPSPNRSGTAVRDSRDRRPVSSPTTPASTASAAEPDRPAPAGDARARPAGRVPLPVWRLQRCVDKAHLVQDTIADFCARFVDPRSAGYDDLIQAGRRTVQHLLEAGRCSAAQCAEELAATKAARAAFHEVRLGLEEFLRERTLPYWPKESPEAQTVIAVGRARRPEESGAEAAPPPPQTPAEMAVAYSIWFEHREPAVVANALICVICQTLYLVNQHIRGLEQVYVAGGGSPSGTATPPPRPTPGAGAESPTGDSPNAPLPTGPACPRCGRPMALRTVRNGPRTGAQFWGCRGYPECLGTRQLRAPSAESAA; encoded by the coding sequence ATGCAATCTCCATCCCCCAACCGCTCCGGGACGGCGGTGCGCGATTCGCGCGACCGACGTCCTGTTTCCTCCCCCACCACTCCCGCTTCGACCGCGTCGGCCGCGGAGCCCGACCGACCGGCGCCCGCCGGCGACGCGCGCGCCCGGCCGGCCGGGCGCGTGCCGCTGCCGGTCTGGCGGCTGCAGCGCTGCGTGGACAAGGCTCACCTCGTCCAGGACACGATCGCCGACTTCTGCGCGCGCTTTGTCGACCCCCGGTCAGCGGGTTACGACGACCTGATCCAGGCCGGGCGGCGCACCGTCCAGCACCTGCTCGAGGCGGGCCGGTGCAGTGCCGCGCAGTGCGCCGAGGAACTCGCGGCCACGAAAGCCGCGCGCGCTGCGTTCCACGAGGTGCGGCTCGGACTCGAGGAGTTTCTCCGCGAACGCACGCTGCCGTACTGGCCGAAGGAGTCGCCGGAGGCCCAGACGGTCATCGCCGTGGGCCGGGCGCGACGCCCGGAAGAATCGGGTGCGGAGGCCGCGCCGCCGCCCCCGCAGACGCCCGCGGAGATGGCCGTGGCATATTCGATCTGGTTCGAGCATCGGGAGCCCGCCGTCGTCGCGAACGCCCTGATCTGCGTCATCTGCCAGACCTTGTATCTGGTGAATCAGCACATCCGCGGCCTCGAGCAGGTCTACGTGGCCGGCGGCGGCAGCCCGTCCGGCACGGCCACCCCGCCACCACGCCCCACCCCCGGCGCCGGCGCGGAATCCCCGACCGGCGACTCGCCCAACGCCCCGCTTCCCACCGGACCGGCCTGTCCACGCTGCGGCAGACCCATGGCGCTGCGTACCGTGCGCAACGGCCCACGCACCGGCGCGCAATTCTGGGGCTGTCGCGGGTATCCGGAATGCCTCGGCACCCGACAACTGCGGGCCCCGTCCGCCGAGTCCGCCGCCTGA
- a CDS encoding alpha/beta hydrolase: protein MKLAALLACLLTLTLAARAAVQSDIEYGTAAGESLRLDACVPAGDGPFPAVILVHGGAWSAGDKSGGPSKGYMAPLHDPLTANGIAWFSINYRLAPKHPYPACIEDVETAIRWVKAHAAEFHVDPKRIAIAGESAGAHLVALAATRADDRTRVAAVVAFYGPFDLVGRYPHGAALGRTMAELIGRDSFDEKSAEILRSASPIHGIKPGLPPFLLLHGTSDSRVSLDQSLQFQQRLQQAQVPVELIKIKGGNHGMRSWDNLAPQYKQQVVDWLKRTLVR from the coding sequence ATGAAACTCGCCGCCCTGCTCGCCTGCCTGCTCACCCTCACGCTCGCCGCCCGCGCGGCCGTCCAATCCGACATCGAATACGGCACGGCCGCGGGCGAAAGCTTGCGGCTCGACGCCTGCGTTCCCGCCGGTGACGGCCCGTTCCCGGCGGTGATCCTCGTGCACGGCGGCGCCTGGAGCGCGGGCGACAAGTCGGGCGGGCCGTCCAAGGGCTACATGGCCCCGCTGCATGACCCGCTCACCGCAAACGGCATCGCCTGGTTCTCGATCAACTATCGCCTTGCGCCAAAGCACCCGTACCCGGCGTGCATCGAGGACGTCGAGACCGCCATCCGCTGGGTGAAAGCCCACGCCGCCGAGTTCCACGTGGACCCGAAACGCATCGCGATCGCGGGCGAGTCGGCTGGCGCCCACCTTGTTGCGCTCGCCGCCACGCGGGCGGATGACCGCACGCGCGTGGCGGCCGTCGTCGCGTTCTACGGGCCATTCGATCTCGTGGGCCGATACCCGCACGGCGCCGCGCTCGGCCGGACCATGGCCGAGCTGATAGGCCGCGACAGTTTCGACGAGAAGTCCGCCGAGATCCTCCGCTCCGCGTCCCCGATCCACGGCATCAAGCCCGGCCTGCCCCCGTTTCTGCTGCTCCACGGCACCTCGGACAGCCGCGTGTCGCTCGACCAGTCGCTTCAGTTCCAGCAACGCCTCCAGCAGGCACAGGTGCCGGTCGAGCTCATCAAGATCAAGGGCGGCAACCACGGCATGCGGAGCTGGGACAACCTCGCCCCGCAGTACAAGCAGCAGGTGGTCGACTGGCTGAAGCGCACGCTGGTGCGCTAG